DNA sequence from the Sulfurimonas sp. HSL3-7 genome:
GCTCTTTGACAAAAGTGTTGTACTCCAGAGCAAGCTGCTTTTCATAATCCTGATATTCATCCTGGATCAGTAAAGAGGCAAACACGATAGTGAACAGAAGTATTACCAATGTTGCGAACGCGTAGACCTGAGAGAGAGCGAAATTACTTAAATACTGTGATGCCCATAAGGCAATTTTTTTACGTGGCGTTAACATAATACGGATTATACACATTACGTTTAAAAGTTTGTTTGCGGTTAAGATTCTTCTACTATAATTCGCACCATTAATTCTAAAAAATAAAGGATAACAATGGCTTTTGGAAGACAAGAACTCAAAACCTATGATTTCTCAGCAGAAGAGATGGCCTCTTTTCAATGGGCAAAAATGACAACCAGCAAAGGTGTTATGTGGATCAAACTTTATAATGACGAAACACCGAACACCGTTGCAAACTTTGCTTCACTTGCAAATGACGGCTATTACAATGGTCTTAACTTTCACCGTGTTATTCCGGGTTTTATGGCACAGGGCGGTTGTCCGCACGGTACAGGTACAGGCGGTCCAGGCTGGGCGATCCCGTGTGAGACGGCACTGAACAAGCACCGTCACGTCAAAGGAACCCTTTCTATGGCACACGCCGGCCCGAATACAGGCGGCTCACAGTTCTTTATCTGTTTTGTACCGTGTCCTCACCTTGACGGCGTTCATACGGTATTTGGCGGCATTGAGCCAGACGATGCAGACTCTATGTCTGTGCTGGACAGCATCCAGGGCCAGGATAAGATCGAAAGCGTTGAGATTTTAGCGTCCCGCTAATATAAGGAGAATAGAAAATGGAGCATGGTAAAAGGGCAAAAGCTAAGCAGAACACTCTTTGCCATGCCCCCTTCACTATTCACCGTTTGCTATTCACGGCACTGTCATCGGGAGGTTCCCGATGCTAGTGCATATCTGCTGCTCGGTTGACAGCCACTTCTTTCTGGAAAAACTTCAAAAAGAGTTCCCCGAAGAGAAACTCACCGGCTTTTTTTATGATCCCAATATCCACCCCTATTCGGAATACCGATTGCGCTATTTGGATGTTCAAAGAAGCTGTAAAAAACTGGGCATTGACCTGCTCGAAGGCGAATATGACTTCGAGAACTGGCTGGACGCCGTCCGCGGACTGGAAAAAGAGCCTGAAAAAGGGGCGCGCTGTGAGGTCTGTTTTGACAAGCGCTTTGACGTCAGCGCCCATAAAGCCCTTGAACTGGGTGAAAAGAAGATGACGACAACGCTGCTCGTCAGCCCGCTTAAATCCCAGGAACAGCTCAAACGTGTGGGTGACGCCTTCCACAAAAAACACGGTGTCGAGTTTATTGCCGTCGATTACCGTGCAGACGGCGGAACGCAGGATCAGTCCCGCGTCACCAAAGAGGAGCAGCTCTACCGCCAGGATTACTGCGGCTGCATCTTCGGGCTTACCATGCAGCGTGAACAGCAAGACAGACTGATGGACGAGATGTTCTCGCCTATCAACAACCGTACTCTGCCGGCCTCGATCGAAGAGCGCCTGGCCATGTATACAAAAAGAATGGAATTTGAAGATGAAGGCAAGCCCTATCGCATCGTCCGCCAGAAGTTTTTAAACTACCGCCAGTTCTCCTGCACCCTGACCAAAGGAAAAACGACGTCGATACCGGCCCATGCCCTCGCCTACTCGACCCTCTCGCGCAAGCGCGCCCAGGGAAAGATCGAATACAGCATTGATAATGTCCACTACATGAATCGCGACGAGATCCGCTTTATCACCCTTGAACACTACAACCGACTCGCAGAGAGTTCTTTTGAAAATGTCCGGGAGCTGATCTTCAACGCCCCCACTTTTGAGATCGAGTTGATGGTCCGCCAGAAGATCGTTGCTCTGCCTTATGATCTTACGCCTATCGTCGTCGTGGATACCATTCCGGAGGGTAAACTCACCCTCTCACTCGATGCCAAGACCTATGAAGACACCAAAGAGTATTTGATCTCTCTCTAAAAAACCTGCCAAGCGCCTTTGATAATAATCTCTTAACAGACATTTGGATAAAATAAAGCAATTTATTTTATGGCACGTTCTACTGAAAACACAATCATTTCAAGAAGTGCCGATTCAAAAGGTTTTATATATGATGGACGTCGTTGAAATTCAAGAGATCCTGCCTCACCGTTACCCGTTTTTACTTGTAGACAGAGTTGTCTCACTCGAAGTGAAAGAGAACATTGTCGCTTTCAAAAACGTAAGTATCAGCGAGCCGGTATTTGAAGGCCATTTTCCGGGTCACCCGATCTACCCTGGCGTCATGATTCTGGAAGGTATGGCACAAGCCGGCGGTTTGTTGGCATTTCAAAGTATGGAACTGACAAAAGAAGAGGTCAAGGAGAAGGTGGTCTACTTCATGAGTATCGACAAGGCCAAATTCCGAAAACCGGTCCGTCCCGGTGACCGTCTTGAATACCGCGTAAGTGTAATCAAGCAAAAAGGCGCCATCTGGCTGCTTGAAGGTAAAGCTTTTGTTGATGACGAGATGGTCTCGGAAGCAGAACTTAAAGCCATGGTCGTAGACAAATAGGACTGGATGTGAGTATGATTTCACCATTGGCCATTATTGAAGATGGTGCACAAATCGGAGAGAATGTCAGGATCGATGCGCACTGTTTCGTATCCGGCGAAGCCAAGATAGGCGACGGCACGACGATTGCCCACGGTGCCTGCATTTACGGCAAGACGACGATCGGTAAGAACAACCGCATCTTTTCGCATGCCGTGCTTGGTTCGATCCCGCAGGATCTCAAGTTTCACGGCGAAGAGGTCGAGCTGATCATCGGCGACAACAACACCATCCGCGAGTTCACTCTTTTCAACCCGGGTACCGAAGGCGGCGGAAGTGTCACACGTGTCGGAGACAACAATCTTTTTATGGGATATGTCCACCTCGGCCATGATGTGATCATCGGAAACAACTGTATTCTGGCCAATGCGGCGACGCTGGCCGGTCATGTCGAGATGGGCAACAATGCCGTTATCGGCGGCATGACACCGGTACACCAGTTTGTCAAGATCGGCGACTTTGCTATGGTCGGCGGCGCCTCGGCACTTTCGCAGGATGTCCCTCCCTACTGCATGGCAGAGGGCAACCGGGCAACGCTGCGAGGCCTAAATCTGACCGGCCTGCGCCGTCACGCCGAGCGCAGCGATATTGATGCACTGAAAGCAGCCTATCGTGAACTTTTTGAGATGGGAAAACCGCTGCAGGAGGTAGCAAAAGAGCTGCTTGAAAAAAGTGAGAACGACTTGGTCAAGAACCTTTGTAATTTTATCAGTAACACCAAACGCGGAATCCCGTTTGAGAGGAAAAATATATGAGTGAACACCGCCACTGCAGTTTTTGTAATGCCGTAGAGAGTGAAGAGAATCCGCTGATCGCCGGCAACAGTGTCTATATTTGTAAGAATTGTGTCTATTCAGCATACAAGATCATGTTTGGTGACACACAAGGTGAGGTCACCAAAGAACAGAAAGCGCTCGTAGATGCGACCACGCAATTGATGACGCCCAAAGAGCTTAATGCCTTTTTAGGCGAATATGTCATCGGCCAGGAAAATGCCAGAAAGCTGCTTTCGGTTGCTGTTTACAACCACTACAAACGTATCTTCAAAACCGGTTTGGTTGAAGATGACAATACCGAGATCGCCAAATCAAATATCTTGCTGATCGGTCCGACAGGGTCCGGTAAGACACTGATGGCACAGACCATTGCACGTGTTTTGAACGTACCGATCGCAATCGCCGATGCAACTTCTCTGACCGAAGCCGGTTATGTGGGTGAGGATGTCGAAAACATCCTGACCAAACTGTTACAGGCAGCCGACGGTGACGTCGAACGTGCCCAGCAGGGTATTGTCTTTATCGATGAAGTGGACAAGATTGCGCGCATGAGCGAAAACCGCTCGATCACCCGCGACGTCTCAGGAGAGGGTGTTCAGCAGGCCCTTCTTAAGATCGTCGAAGGCGCCCAGGTCAACCTTCCGCCAAAAGGGGGACGTAAACACCCTAACCAGGAGTTTGTTCAGATCGACACCTCGGGTATTCTTTTTATCTGCGGAGGTGCGTTTGACGGGATGCAGGATATCCTGAAACGCAAGCAGGGTAAGAATATACTCGGTTTCGGACATGAAAAAAAGAGCAAGGATGAGCAAAAGCCGACGCTTGAGATGGTCGAACCCGACGATCTCGTCCACTATGGCCTTATCCCTGAACTTATCGGCCGTTTACCGATCATCGCATCCCTCAATGAGATCAAAGAAGAGGATATGGTTCGCATTTTGACAGAACCGAAAAACTCGCTGGTCAAACAGTATAAAAAGCTTTTTGCGATCGATGATGTTGAACTCACGTTTGAAGAAGATGCCCTTCTCGCCGTTGCGGCAAAAGCAATAGCCCGTAAAACAGGCGCACGCGGTCTGCGGGCTATTATGGAAGAGAGTATGATCGACATCATGTACACTCTTCCGGAGTACAGCGGTTATGAGATAGTTATTACCAAAGAAGTCATCGAAAAAGGTGATGAACCTCTTTATATTAAGAAAAGCAAACAAAAAAGTGCATAGGAACGCATAAATGATATTTAATAAACTTATCGGTCTTTTTTCAAGCGATCTTGCGATTGACCTTGGAACAGCTAATACCCTTGTTATTGCCAAAGGTCATGGGATCATCATCAATGAGCCTTCAGTTGTCGCCGTTAAAAACGGAAAATATGGTCAGACTCAGGTTCTGGCCGTTGGACAGGAAGCCAAAGATATGGTCGGTAAAACACCGGGCAACATCCGTGCGATACGCCCTATGCGCGACGGTGTCATCGCGGACTTCGATATGACGGAAAAGATGATCCGAAAATTTATTGAAAAAGCGCACGGAAGAAAAGCGCTCATCAGTCCGCGTATCATCATCTGTGTTCCTTACGGTCTAACCCAGGTCGAACGAAAAGCGGTTCGCGAATCTGCTCTCTCGGCCGGTGCCCGTGAGGTTTTCCTGATCGAAGAACCGATGGCTGCAGCCATCGGTGCCGGTATTGATATCCGTGAACCGCAGGGGCACCTTGTCGTTGATATCGGCGGTGGTACTACGGAGATCGGTGTGGTCTCTCTAGGAGGGCTGGTTCTTTCAAAATCGATCCGCGTTGCCGGCGACAAAATAGACCTCTCGATCATCAACTACATTCGCCGTAAATATAACCTCCTGATCGGTGAGCGTGTGGCCGAAGAGATTAAGATCTCCGTAGGGACAGCAATGGAGCTCGATGAGGACCTTACCTACAACATCACCGGCCGTGACCAGGTAGAGGGGCTGCTCAGTTCCATCACGCTGACAAGCGAAGACGCCAGAGAAGCGATGGAAGAGCCGCTTAAAGAGATCGCCGAAGCACTTCGCGACGTTCTTGAACAGATGCCGCCTGATCTTGCAGGTGACATCGTCAACCACGGAGTCGTGCTTACCGGCGGCGGCGCACTGATCCGCCAGCTTGACAAATACCTCTCCGATATCATTCGCATTCCGGTCTATGTTGCCGACGAGCCTCTGTTAGCCGTTGCCAAAGGCACCGGCAAGGCGCTCGACGAGATCGATCTTTTGCAAGAACTGTTTGACGAATAGAGATGAACAAAGAAGTCCTGTCTATTTTTGTTCTCTTTGCACTCCTTTTCGGTGGTGCACTCTTTTTCATGACAGATCTACAGCGCCCTATACTCTCTCTATCGAACGCCATCAAAAGTTCTTATCATAGCTTTACCGCTTCTGTCGGACAAAGTTATGATGAGCATTTCAACCAGCAGGACACTATCATAGAACTGCGCAAGCAGCTAAGTCTCTACGAAGAGAGCCACCTTCTGTTGCATCAGGTCGCTACCGAGCTCAATGCACTCTTTGTTGAAAACAACTCTTCGTTTAAAGTCCTGCCGCAAGTCGAACTGGTCCGTGCTATCTCTTATGCAAAATTTGGCGATATCAACAAGGTCTGGATCGATACACCGCCTTTCGATCCGACCAAAGTCTACGGACTGGTCCATAAAGAGAACGTCGCCGGCATTGTTGTGATGAAAGAGGGACGGCCCATGGCACTGTTAAACGGCGCGCTCAAAAGTTCCTATGCCGTCTATGTCGGTGCGAACAAGGCCCCGGGCATCGTGCACGGTCTCAAGACCAGAGAGCTGATCGTCGAGTTCATACCGACATGGATCAAGATCAAAGTTGGAGACGAAGTGCTTACATCCGGACTCGACAACCTCTTTTTCCCGGGGCTGAAAGTAGGGAAAGTGGTCTCGATAGAACAGTCCCAGGGGTATCAGAATGCCATAATCGACCCTTACTACAACGCGAGCAACCCCGACTATTTCCACCTTATCAAACGGATCCGCTAAAAGTCGCGGTATACTATCATCACCCTAAAAGCAGACAAAACCCATGAAAAAGCTACTATTAATTTTGATATCATTAAGCACCTTGCTTCATGCCAAAGACGATACATATATCGGTCTTGGCCCCTATTTCCAGACACAGCCCTACAAAGATGCCGATCCTGTTGTTCTCGCCTCGCCGGTCATCTTTTTCGATAATTCACTCTTCTATGTTCGATGGACACGTGTCGGAATGTACTTTTACGGACAGAAAGGCGACAAGTTCAGCTGGGGTGCTTCGATCACCGCCCAGCCGCAGATCATCGGCTATTATGAGACCGATGCCTTCAACGCGCTAGGCTCCCGAGACAAGACCCCGATCTTGGAAGGGATGGAGCCGCATGAGAGCAGCTGGGAAGGGGGTCTGGCCCTGAGTGCCAGCTATGAAAACTATTTCGGCGAATTTTTACTGCTGCATGATATTTTCAACGAGTACAACGGCCTCAAAGCACGTATGGAAATAGGCGCAGAATACACCGTCGGCAATTTTTACTTTGTACCGAGTGTGCTGGCAGTCTATCTTTCACCAAAGTTTACAGACTACTATTTTGGTATTCCCCAGGATGAGACGGATGCAGGGCTGAGACCGGACAGCTATAAAGCCGGTGCGGCACTCAACCTTGCCGCCCAGACCTACATCGAATACAATCTCAATGAGCATTGGCATCTTTTAGCCAATCTTCGTGCCGATTATCTTGGGAAAAGCATTCAAGACAGTCCGCTTGTTGATGACAAAATGATGTATTCCGGGATGCTCTCTGTTCTGTACTCTTTCAATCTCTTTGGCGAAGATCAAGCCTTACTGAATTTACCGAAAAAGTAGTCACGATCCACTCTTTTCGTCTTCAACAGCCTTAAAACCTCTCCAGCAATAATGATACGTTCAAAAGCCCTGTTTTCTTAAAGATCATTCACCGTTTTTTAAGCCCTTCTTGCCTATAATTAGCAAATTTTTACACATTTTTGAAGGGTCATAATGCCAAAACGCGAAGACATAAAGACAATCTTACTTATCGGTTCAGGTCCGATCATTATCGGCCAAGCATGTGAATTCGATTATTCAGGGACACAAGCCGTTAAAACACTTAAAGAGTTAGGCTATAGAGTTGTACTCATCAACTCGAATCCGGCAACCATTATGACCGATCCTGAGTTTGCAGATCGTACCTACATCGAGCCGATCAAGCCTGAGGTCATTGCAGAGATCATCAAAAAAGAGAATGTCGATGCCATCCTGCCGACCATGGGTGGACAGACAGCACTTAATGCCGCAATGAAGATGTATGAAAACGGGATGCTTGAAGGTGTCGAGTTCCTGGGTGCAAAACCGGAAGCGATCACCATGGGTGAAGACCGTACCGCATTCAAAGATGCGATGATCAGACTCGGGATGGACCTGCCCCATTCACGTTATGCCCATAACATGGATGAAGCCCTTGAAGCTGCCGAAGAGATAGGTTTCCCGATCATCATCCGCGCTTCCTTTACGCTTGCGGGCGGCGGTTCAGGTGTGGCGTACAACATCGATGAGTACAAAGAACTCGCGCAGCGCGGTCTCGATGAAAGCCCGATCACGGAGATCCTTGTTGAGGAATCTCTTCTTGGCTGGAAAGAGTATGAGATGGAGGTCATCCGAGACTCGGCGGACAACTGTATCATCGTCTGTTCGATCGAAAACTTTGATCCGATGGGCGTCCATACCGGCGACTCTATCACCGTTGCTCCGGCACTCACCCTGACGGACAAAGAGTACCAGCGTATGCGTGACGCTTCATTCGCTATTTTACGTGAGATCGGTGTCGATACAGGCGGATCGAACGTCCAGTTCTCAGTCGACCCGAAAACAGGCCGTATGATCGTTATCGAGATGAACCCCCGCGTATCACGTTCATCGGCATTGGCCTCAAAAGCGACAGGTTACCCTATTGCAAAAGTGGCGACCCTTCTGGCCGTCGGTTTTACCCTTGATGAAGTGACCAATGACATCACCGGTACGCCGGCATCATTCGAGCCGGTCATCGACTACGTCGTGACGAAGATTCCGCGCTTTACATTCGAGAAGTTCCCTGAAGCCGAGTCAACGCTCTCGACCTCGATGAAATCTGTCGGTGAAGTCATGGCAATCGGACGTACCTTCAAAGAGTCTATCCAAAAGGCCCTCTGCTCTCTTGAGACCGGGCTCAGCGGCTTTGACGAGATAAAAGGTGATATGGAGTTCATCCAGCATGAGATCCGCCGTCCGAATGCTGAACGCGTTCTTTACGTGGCAGAAGGTCTCCGCCGGGGCATGAGCGTTGAAGAGATATTTGAGCTCTGCAAGATCGATCCGTGGTTCCTCTACCAGCTTGAAGAGATCATCGCCTCAGAGAAAAAGATCAACCTTGAACTGCTTAATGATGAAAAATCGTTCCGCAAGCTGAAAACTGACGGTTTCTCCGATAAGCGCATCTCCAAGCTTATCACCCAGAACTGTTCGACCGGCATGAGTGAAAACGACATCTACGCTGCACGCAAGCGTTTGGACATCCACCTTGAGTACAACGAGGTCGATACCTGTGCCGCCGAGTTCGAGGCATTGACCCCGTACCTCTACTCGACGACAAACATTACAAAGCTGCCGAAAACTGCACCGCGTGTCAGTGACAAGAAAAAAGTGTTGATCCTCGGCGGCGGGCCCAACCGTATCGGCCAGGGTATCGAGTTTGACTACTGTTGTGTCCATGCGGCGTTTGCCCTTAACGATATGGGTATCGAAACCATTATGTACAACTGTAACCCTGAAACGGTCTCTACCGATTACGACACCTCCGACGTCCTCTACTTCGAGCCGATCGATTTCGAGCATGTACGTGAAGTGATCGAAACAGAAAACCCAGACGGCATCATCGTTCACTTCGGCGGGCAGACACCGTTGAAACTGGCCAACCCTTTGACCGCGATCGGAGCAAAGATCTCCGGGACACCTGCGCGTGTGATCGACCTGGCGGAGGACCGTAAACAGTTCTCTGAATTTGTTGAAGCCAACGGACTTAAACAGCCACAAAACGGCCTTGCAACGACCAAAGAGGAGGCTGTCGTCATCGCCGAGAGATTGACCTACCCTGTACTTGTACGTCCTTCGTTCGTCCTGGGCGGACGTGCGATGCGCATTGTCTACAACGAAAATGAGCTTCGCACCTATATGGATGAAGCGGTTTCGGTCTCTCATGACGCACCGGTGCTTGTCGACAAATTCCTTGATCAGGCTGTTGAACTTGACGTCGACTGTATCTGTGACGGCACTGACGTCTACATCGGCTCGATCATGCAGCATATCGAAGAGGCGGGAATCCACTCGGGCGATTCCGCCTGTTCGCTTCCGCCGATGAACCTTACAGCTGAGCTGCAAAAGCAGGTAGAACAACAGACCAAGACAATCGCTCTCGGTCTCGGCGTTGTCGGACTGATGAATGTCCAGTATGCCATTTACCAAAACGAGATCTACCTGATCGAAGTCAACCCGCGTGCTTCGCGTACCGTACCGTTTGTTTCCAAAGCAACCGGCGTTCCTCTTGCCAAGGTAGCAACACGTGTCATGATGGGTGAGAACCTCCGCAGCGCGCTGGACTTTTACGATACCTATAAGGTGGTGATGGAAGAAGACGGTCTGCTTAAACCGCGTTTGAAAGACCATGTTGCCATCAAAGAGGCGGTCTTCCCTTTCCATAAACTCTACGGTGCCGACCTGGTACTCAGCCCTGAGATGAAATCGACGGGTGAAGTCATGGGGATCAGCCGTGCCTTCGGCAAGAGTTTTGCCAAAGCCCAGATGGCAGCCGGGAATATTATTCCTACGAAAGGAACCTGTTTCCTCTCCTTTATCGATATGGACAAGGAACACGCACCGGAGATCGCACGCGGACTTCACAAAGCAGGTTTTAAACTGATTGCGACCAAAGGCACCCAGAAAACAATCGAAGAGGCAGGTATACCATGCGAAGTCGTTCTCAAGATCTCTGAAGGCCGTCCGAATATTCAGGACACCATGAAAAACGGCGAAATTGCAATGGCGATCAATACCTCGGACAACAACACCTCTAAAAAAGATGCCGTCGTTATCCGCCAGATCGTACTGGCAATGAACATCCCTTACTTTACGACACTCAGTGCTGCACGTTCAGCTATTGACGCCCTCGCGCAGATGGAAGATCTTAACTGGAATGAACCTCAGGCACTGCAAGAGTACCTCAACAATTAATATGCACAGCGTGATACTGGCCCAAACCGACACCACTGTCGGTTTCCTCTCTCAGGATTCACACAAACTTGCCCGCATCAAAGAGCGCCCCGGTAATAAACCCTTTATCCAAAGTTTTGATTCGCTGAGACGTTACAGTGCCATGGGAGGGCGTGTGCCTCGAAAGTTTAAAAACAGACTCCGTCAGGCAAAAGCGACAAGCTTTGTCATCAACAATCGGGCCATCCGTATCGTTGCAGACGGGGAGCACCATCAACTGCTAAAAAAATTCGGCTGGTTCTACAGCACTTCTGCCAATGCAAAAGGGTGTTCATTTGACAGAGCGTTTGCTGAAGCGCATGCCGATATTATTATCGAAGATAACAGAGGTCTGTATGAAGGTGAAGCCTCCTCTATCTACAGACTAAATCGTAAAAAAATCAAACAATTACGTTAACAAGGAAATATCTATGAAACATCTTTCAACCATCGGTTCCGCGGCCCTGCTAGGCAGTATGGGTGTCGCCGTGATGAGCGTGCTCAGCGGTTGTGAAGCACCCCAGCAGGAGCCTCAAAACCGTTTTCTGGTCATCGAGCAGCAGCCGGGCGGAAAATATATTGTTGTCGAAGAGATGCCGACAGAAGGCCCTTCTCGCGCTATCATCCGTGAACGGGACGAAAACGGCATCGTGACAGAACGGTTTATGAGCGAGGAAGAGATGCGCCGCCTGGCTGAGCAGGAGTATCAGAAGATGCAAAACGGCCAGTCTGAACTCAACAGTGCCCCTTCAGGCGAAGGGATGGGACTGGCGGGAACCATCCTTGCCGTTGCGGCGGGTTCACTGCTGGGGAATATGATCGGTAACGCCCTGATGGGTAACAAGAACTTTCAACGCCACTCCAACACCGTCAACAAATCGGCGTATCACCAAAATGCAGCGAAACGGGCTGCTGCCGGTGGTTCCAAACGGAGTTTCTTCGGTGGTTCAAAAACGGGAAGCTCGTCAACCCGCAGCAGCTCTTTCGGCGGCTGACCGATGATCAGACTTCGCGATGTCGCCCCTTTAAGCGACCTGGAACTAGAGAAGATCGGCTTTAGCTGGCACACCGATACCGATGGGAGCAAATATGTTGCCGACCAGCTTGTCGAGGTATCACAAACTGAAGCCGAAGCCTATTACGAAGCGGCCAATACACTCTATGACATGTATGTCGAAGCCGCTGAATACGTCATCGAAAACGACCTCTTTTTTGAACTTGGCATCCCTTTTAATATTATCGATACCATTAAAAA
Encoded proteins:
- a CDS encoding Sua5/YciO/YrdC/YwlC family protein; the protein is MHSVILAQTDTTVGFLSQDSHKLARIKERPGNKPFIQSFDSLRRYSAMGGRVPRKFKNRLRQAKATSFVINNRAIRIVADGEHHQLLKKFGWFYSTSANAKGCSFDRAFAEAHADIIIEDNRGLYEGEASSIYRLNRKKIKQLR